The Candidatus Woesearchaeota archaeon genome has a window encoding:
- a CDS encoding methyltransferase, whose protein sequence is MTIYEPSDDSYLLAEQVRKYARGVVLDLGTGSGIQAIEAAKKKDVKKVIASDVQKDVIDHLKNKNKNKKITFRQSNLFSNVKNIKFDTIIFNPPYLPSDLKVKDITIEGGKKGYEVIERFLSKANNYLKKEGIILMVFSSLTNPRMINSLIKKNKLKYRLLCKKHVFFEDLMVYLIQK, encoded by the coding sequence ATGACGATCTATGAGCCTAGTGATGATTCTTATTTATTAGCGGAGCAAGTCAGGAAATATGCAAGAGGAGTTGTGCTTGATCTCGGAACAGGCTCAGGGATACAGGCAATAGAAGCAGCAAAAAAGAAAGACGTAAAGAAAGTTATTGCATCAGATGTGCAAAAAGATGTTATTGATCATTTAAAAAATAAAAATAAAAACAAAAAAATAACATTCAGGCAAAGCAACTTGTTCTCCAATGTTAAAAACATAAAATTTGACACCATTATCTTCAATCCGCCTTATCTGCCTTCTGATCTGAAAGTCAAGGATATAACCATAGAAGGCGGCAAAAAAGGATATGAGGTTATTGAAAGGTTTCTGAGCAAAGCAAATAACTATCTTAAAAAAGAAGGCATTATTCTGATGGTTTTTTCATCGCTGACAAATCCGAGAATGATTAATAGTTTGATAAAGAAAAACAAGTTAAAATACAGATTATTGTGCAAAAAGCACGTGTTTTTTGAGGATTTGATGGTTTATTTGATCCAAAAATAA
- a CDS encoding helix-turn-helix domain-containing protein — translation MPELDVLEELGLSEAESKVYLALIETGSTLAGAVIKKTGLHRGTTYQILQRLKEKGLVSSVIKGKKQHFEPASPERLMDVLKERQEKLQEIMPILKSRLEASKEKQEVTVYYGIKGIRSVLDKILEELGNKGEYYDFGVSGLFKDIMGPYWELWQKRKRKQGIKSYCIFNEEIKEKNSQLLKDYIGEARFHPKEYSSITDTMIYKDTVILFIWTAKPPIAVVIKNKDNAMSYLNQFKLMWKQARK, via the coding sequence ATGCCGGAACTTGATGTTTTAGAAGAGCTAGGCTTGTCAGAAGCAGAATCAAAAGTCTATCTTGCATTAATAGAAACAGGATCAACTTTAGCAGGGGCAGTAATCAAGAAAACAGGCCTGCATAGGGGAACAACTTATCAGATCCTGCAGCGATTAAAGGAAAAAGGCCTTGTTTCATCTGTTATTAAAGGCAAAAAGCAGCATTTTGAGCCTGCAAGCCCTGAACGATTGATGGATGTTTTAAAGGAAAGGCAGGAAAAATTACAAGAAATAATGCCGATTCTTAAATCAAGATTAGAAGCAAGCAAGGAAAAGCAGGAAGTTACTGTTTATTATGGCATTAAAGGAATTCGCTCTGTATTGGACAAAATACTGGAAGAGCTTGGCAATAAAGGAGAATATTATGATTTTGGAGTTTCTGGATTGTTTAAAGATATAATGGGCCCATACTGGGAGCTGTGGCAGAAAAGAAAGAGAAAGCAAGGAATAAAATCGTATTGCATCTTTAATGAAGAAATAAAAGAAAAAAATTCTCAATTATTAAAAGACTATATTGGCGAAGCAAGATTTCATCCAAAGGAATATTCAAGCATTACAGACACAATGATCTACAAAGACACAGTAATCTTATTTATCTGGACTGCAAAGCCGCCGATTGCTGTTGTTATTAAGAACAAGGACAATGCAATGAGCTACCTGAATCAATTTAAGCTAATGTGGAAACAGGCGAGGAAATGA
- a CDS encoding phosphoribosylaminoimidazolesuccinocarboxamide synthase has translation MAIDKKLITPEIMNNTLKREVYPEIDVRTPPKMGKVRTVYDVTDNELIMISSDNLSTHDVVHKRRVYAKGENLDAISSYFFEKTKHIVPNHFIRNIAPNTWRVLKANPILVEMVFRKYLTGSAWKDYEKVNGPEKGMEFCGVKLRPGYRKNEKLDEVIFTPTAKGQAKDFSIPEFRGLNPEANDPKLTAEIIKRNYEAFGLRKPEDLTHIMDIGFELYNFINSYLESKGDLPADTKWEFGYLPSDVIGLIDEHVTPDSSRFWNKEKYKFNPEKNEFIIVQADKQHFRDHVESLGLHKDEKKLAEYWMPDDVMVEGIVKYCNIREAITGTLPEITTAPRKKIILEALAEEGCLR, from the coding sequence ATGGCAATTGATAAAAAACTAATAACACCGGAGATCATGAACAACACTTTGAAGAGAGAAGTCTACCCTGAAATTGATGTCAGAACTCCGCCCAAAATGGGCAAGGTAAGAACTGTTTATGATGTCACAGATAATGAATTGATCATGATATCAAGCGACAATCTTTCAACCCATGATGTTGTGCACAAAAGACGAGTATACGCAAAGGGGGAAAACCTTGATGCAATCTCCTCATATTTTTTTGAAAAAACAAAGCATATTGTTCCAAATCATTTTATCAGGAACATTGCGCCCAACACATGGCGTGTGCTGAAAGCAAATCCAATATTGGTTGAGATGGTTTTCAGAAAATATCTGACAGGCTCTGCATGGAAGGATTATGAAAAAGTAAATGGACCTGAAAAAGGAATGGAATTCTGCGGTGTAAAATTAAGGCCAGGCTATAGAAAAAATGAGAAATTAGATGAGGTAATATTTACGCCAACAGCAAAAGGCCAGGCTAAAGATTTTTCAATCCCTGAGTTCAGGGGATTGAATCCAGAAGCAAATGACCCTAAACTTACAGCAGAGATCATAAAAAGAAATTATGAGGCATTTGGCTTAAGAAAGCCGGAAGACCTTACCCACATAATGGATATTGGATTTGAGCTATACAATTTTATAAATTCTTATCTGGAATCCAAAGGAGATTTGCCAGCAGACACAAAATGGGAGTTCGGCTATCTGCCTAGCGATGTTATTGGACTAATAGACGAGCATGTAACGCCGGATTCCTCAAGATTCTGGAACAAAGAGAAATATAAGTTTAACCCTGAAAAAAATGAATTTATAATCGTGCAGGCTGACAAGCAGCATTTCAGAGATCATGTAGAAAGCCTTGGTTTGCACAAGGATGAAAAAAAGCTTGCAGAATATTGGATGCCTGATGATGTCATGGTAGAGGGGATAGTAAAATATTGCAATATACGGGAAGCAATAACAGGAACATTGCCTGAAATAACAACAGCGCCGAGGAAAAAGATCATATTGGAAGCATTAGCAGAAGAAGGATGTTTGAGGTGA
- a CDS encoding formyltransferase family protein: MTEKITPIYSGKYEDFNWVGFGSGSGTNLRECAKVIKPKLIFSDKENAGLLVLEELANVEKRFLKKEEGEKSIDYNKRILDLLKRYEKENDFAIDLIVLGGYMRLVKEPLLSCFKDKIINVHPADLSILDFSEFSIPRDSRDHFVKVYQYNEPRRKYIGDDAVYDAIKAGETKTRSSVIIVDGKPDHGEILAQGHVLPVDEEFLRLPVQERDALLRQYIDGTKEKKGHQGRQKEISDWPALTTVLKMIAEGRIALGTKKTHYTEWRTVYADEKAVGYGGFQVK; this comes from the coding sequence ATGACAGAAAAAATAACTCCAATCTATTCAGGCAAATACGAAGATTTCAACTGGGTCGGCTTTGGATCTGGATCTGGGACTAACCTGAGGGAATGCGCTAAAGTGATAAAGCCGAAACTGATCTTTTCAGATAAAGAGAATGCTGGGCTATTGGTACTTGAAGAGCTGGCTAATGTTGAGAAGAGGTTTCTTAAAAAAGAAGAAGGTGAAAAAAGCATTGACTATAATAAGCGGATATTGGATCTATTAAAAAGGTATGAGAAAGAAAATGACTTTGCAATAGATCTTATTGTTCTCGGCGGCTATATGAGGCTGGTTAAAGAACCCTTGTTAAGCTGTTTTAAAGATAAAATAATCAATGTGCATCCTGCTGATCTTTCTATTCTGGATTTTTCAGAATTTTCCATTCCAAGGGATTCCAGAGACCATTTTGTTAAGGTTTATCAGTATAATGAGCCACGCAGAAAATACATCGGGGATGATGCTGTTTATGATGCGATAAAAGCAGGTGAAACAAAAACAAGGTCATCGGTAATAATAGTTGACGGAAAGCCAGACCATGGCGAGATTCTGGCACAGGGGCATGTTTTGCCTGTTGATGAAGAATTTTTAAGATTGCCGGTTCAGGAAAGAGACGCTCTTTTACGGCAATATATTGATGGAACAAAAGAAAAGAAAGGCCATCAAGGTAGGCAGAAAGAAATTAGCGACTGGCCTGCCCTGACAACTGTACTGAAGATGATAGCAGAGGGAAGGATCGCATTAGGAACTAAAAAAACCCATTACACTGAATGGCGAACTGTTTATGCTGATGAAAAAGCTGTTGGATATGGAGGATTTCAGGTGAAATAA
- the purD gene encoding phosphoribosylamine--glycine ligase, with translation MAKVLVIGSGGREHALGWSIAQDPKVDEVLYAPGNAGTGKDEKCRNVDINVAKKENVDRLYDLVMNEKVYMVVVGPEQPLVDGIVDIFNQRGFYRIFGPRSVAAEIESDKFLSHDLMANSGIPQARSICCSTTSEALNAIHQMSTSKGVVIKARGLTAGKGVYVCGSKEEALSKLEDHAKLYGPNVLVAERLFGQEFSVFGISDGERVIPLEMSVQDHKCLLDNDLGPNTGGMGAYGPAPIADKGVVRYVADTMMTPLVRKMKGEGREYKGFLYAAVIMTEDGLKILEYNCRFGDPEAQPSVMMFKGGIYPAISAALDGKLDEVNVEFNPGASCCVVMASNGYPGKYETGLPIGCLEEVSGLSDVKVFHAGTGIKDGQIVTTGGRVLGVTVYSADGIRDARSRAYKAVHFIDDTTTRLNNKIVFIYRKDIANKAL, from the coding sequence ATGGCAAAAGTCTTAGTTATTGGATCAGGCGGAAGAGAGCATGCATTAGGGTGGAGTATTGCTCAGGATCCTAAAGTGGATGAAGTACTATATGCTCCTGGAAATGCAGGAACTGGAAAAGATGAAAAATGCAGGAATGTGGACATTAATGTGGCAAAAAAAGAGAATGTTGACAGACTTTATGATCTTGTTATGAACGAAAAGGTTTATATGGTTGTTGTCGGTCCAGAGCAACCTTTGGTTGACGGCATTGTTGATATTTTCAACCAAAGGGGGTTTTATAGAATATTTGGCCCAAGAAGTGTTGCTGCTGAAATAGAATCTGACAAATTTTTATCGCATGATTTAATGGCGAACTCAGGTATTCCTCAGGCAAGATCTATTTGCTGCTCTACAACATCAGAAGCTTTAAATGCCATACACCAAATGAGTACAAGCAAAGGCGTTGTTATTAAAGCCCGCGGTTTGACGGCAGGAAAGGGTGTTTATGTCTGTGGTAGCAAAGAAGAAGCTTTATCTAAATTAGAGGACCATGCTAAGCTGTATGGGCCTAATGTTTTGGTTGCTGAAAGATTGTTTGGACAGGAATTTTCTGTTTTTGGAATTTCTGATGGTGAAAGAGTAATTCCTTTAGAAATGTCTGTGCAAGATCATAAATGTTTGCTTGATAATGATTTGGGTCCTAATACGGGTGGAATGGGTGCTTATGGCCCAGCTCCTATTGCAGACAAAGGGGTGGTAAGGTATGTTGCAGATACAATGATGACTCCATTAGTCAGGAAAATGAAAGGGGAGGGCAGAGAGTACAAAGGGTTTTTATATGCCGCTGTTATTATGACGGAAGATGGGCTTAAGATTCTAGAATATAACTGTAGATTTGGAGATCCTGAAGCCCAGCCATCTGTTATGATGTTTAAGGGAGGCATATATCCGGCAATCTCAGCTGCTCTCGATGGAAAACTTGACGAAGTAAATGTTGAGTTCAATCCAGGCGCTTCTTGCTGCGTTGTGATGGCTTCCAATGGTTATCCTGGAAAATATGAAACCGGGTTGCCGATCGGATGTCTTGAAGAGGTTTCTGGCTTGTCTGATGTTAAAGTGTTCCATGCAGGTACTGGAATAAAAGATGGGCAGATAGTGACCACGGGCGGAAGAGTATTGGGAGTTACTGTATATTCTGCTGATGGAATCAGAGATGCCCGATCAAGAGCTTATAAAGCAGTACACTTTATTGATGACACTACAACAAGGCTGAATAATAAGATTGTATTTATCTATAGAAAAGATATAGCAAATAAGGCTTTATGA
- a CDS encoding IMP cyclohydrolase, whose protein sequence is MPESEKENHDFPKQVSFVNMDALLGDLAKIYGDLPLDRHLPTTKGDLIGKIKEIIKSSSIIFDRKISCRYGENPHQKASAYEDKNFNGSSILHVDPLHGKPLSYNNIIDANAALESVLELKKPGVSVIKHTNPCGYATGETLAEAFEAAWFGDPVSAFGSVDAFNRRLDLETAQKIIDTNKAQKSFVEVIIAPEYEPDALEALKAWKKDIRLLAVGDLIRGYAGLEIKCVIGGLLMQTPDDRLYLETIEDLFEGAYQIIEGEDVKTIGIVTDAKPSTSLMGNYDHAWKAAKHTKSNAIVIAREYKPGHYQILGMGAGQPNRAVSVRISAEKARENLAREFDERFKANLQPEEDHMYGKRKKEYIELQMGNCALASDAMFPFRDGIDDAAKTGIKHIIQPGGSKYDDDVIKAANEYGIAMIFTGMRHFRH, encoded by the coding sequence ATGCCAGAATCAGAAAAAGAAAATCATGACTTTCCAAAACAAGTTTCATTTGTGAATATGGATGCGCTGCTCGGAGATCTTGCTAAGATCTATGGTGATTTGCCATTAGACCGCCATTTGCCTACAACCAAAGGAGATTTAATAGGCAAGATCAAAGAAATAATAAAAAGCTCTTCGATTATTTTTGATAGAAAAATCTCCTGCAGATATGGCGAGAATCCGCATCAAAAGGCATCGGCTTACGAAGATAAAAACTTTAATGGGTCTTCCATTTTGCATGTTGATCCGCTTCATGGAAAGCCTCTCTCTTACAATAACATAATTGATGCTAATGCAGCTTTAGAATCGGTTTTGGAACTAAAAAAGCCAGGCGTCTCTGTAATAAAACATACAAATCCGTGCGGCTATGCTACTGGGGAAACATTAGCAGAGGCCTTTGAAGCAGCATGGTTTGGCGATCCAGTTTCTGCATTTGGCTCTGTAGATGCCTTTAACAGAAGGCTTGATTTAGAAACAGCGCAGAAGATTATAGATACTAATAAAGCTCAGAAATCCTTTGTTGAAGTTATAATTGCCCCTGAATATGAGCCAGATGCCCTTGAAGCTTTAAAAGCATGGAAAAAAGACATAAGATTGCTGGCTGTTGGTGATTTGATCAGAGGCTATGCAGGATTGGAGATAAAATGCGTAATAGGCGGATTATTAATGCAAACTCCTGATGACAGGCTGTATTTAGAAACAATCGAGGATTTGTTTGAAGGCGCTTATCAAATAATTGAAGGAGAAGATGTAAAAACAATCGGCATTGTAACAGATGCAAAGCCAAGCACGAGCTTGATGGGGAATTATGACCATGCATGGAAAGCAGCAAAGCATACAAAATCAAATGCCATAGTTATTGCGAGAGAGTATAAGCCAGGGCATTATCAAATACTGGGAATGGGGGCTGGCCAGCCAAACAGGGCTGTTTCTGTCAGAATTTCTGCTGAAAAGGCAAGGGAAAATCTGGCAAGAGAATTTGATGAAAGATTTAAAGCCAACTTGCAGCCTGAAGAAGATCATATGTACGGCAAAAGAAAAAAAGAATACATTGAATTGCAAATGGGAAATTGTGCCTTGGCATCAGATGCCATGTTTCCTTTCAGAGACGGCATAGATGATGCAGCCAAAACCGGCATTAAGCACATAATACAGCCAGGCGGATCTAAATACGATGATGATGTTATCAAAGCCGCAAACGAATATGGCATAGCCATGATCTTTACAGGAATGAGGCATTTTAGACATTGA
- a CDS encoding nucleotidyltransferase domain-containing protein, with protein MILKKLEKCLKSEKAGKEIFDIVVYGSLVKGKYKARDIDILVIFLAGSLEERLNAIQAIKNKIKEKLEEDIDIKQILLKDLFSNEFMARTGVFFEGISIFKNRKFCETLGFRSYSLFWYNLKGLNHSQKVKFNYILAGRKKEGILKMLNGIRISAGVVKIPLEHSMEFDEILKRSNVEYKKKDILEEL; from the coding sequence ATGATATTGAAAAAATTAGAAAAATGCTTGAAATCTGAAAAAGCAGGAAAGGAAATATTTGATATTGTTGTATACGGATCGCTGGTTAAAGGAAAATATAAAGCCAGAGATATAGATATACTTGTTATCTTTCTGGCAGGAAGTTTGGAGGAAAGGCTCAATGCCATTCAGGCAATAAAAAATAAAATAAAAGAAAAGCTTGAAGAAGACATTGATATAAAACAGATATTGCTGAAAGATTTATTTTCAAATGAATTCATGGCAAGAACGGGTGTATTTTTTGAGGGCATAAGCATTTTTAAAAATAGAAAATTTTGTGAAACACTCGGATTTAGGTCGTATTCCTTATTTTGGTATAATTTAAAAGGATTAAACCATTCTCAAAAAGTAAAATTTAACTATATCCTTGCAGGCAGAAAAAAAGAAGGCATTCTTAAGATGCTTAATGGGATAAGGATTTCGGCAGGCGTTGTAAAAATTCCTCTTGAACATTCAATGGAATTTGATGAGATATTAAAAAGAAGCAACGTAGAATATAAAAAGAAAGACATTCTGGAAGAATTATAG
- a CDS encoding YkgJ family cysteine cluster protein: protein MTKKRITQKSFRCENCGQCCRLLFRLNKSDITKIEAAGHADFLMNHPFRKDQEGYMRLINGDCVFLVKNTDGTTSCKIYNILPKACRDYPFFSKKTAEDCKPMHHLEEVKVRYAKNLYIPKI from the coding sequence ATGACGAAAAAGAGGATTACACAGAAAAGCTTCAGATGCGAGAACTGCGGACAGTGCTGCAGGCTTCTTTTCAGGCTGAATAAATCAGATATAACCAAGATAGAGGCTGCAGGCCATGCTGATTTTCTCATGAACCATCCGTTCAGGAAGGATCAGGAAGGCTATATGAGGCTGATCAACGGAGACTGCGTCTTCCTGGTAAAAAATACCGACGGCACAACGTCATGCAAAATATATAACATACTGCCGAAGGCATGCAGGGATTATCCTTTTTTCAGCAAAAAAACAGCTGAAGACTGCAAGCCAATGCACCATCTTGAGGAAGTAAAGGTCAGATATGCAAAAAATTTATATATTCCAAAGATATAG
- a CDS encoding IMP cyclohydrolase: protein MIEGLEALANMEYPGRFIIIGQDLGKENNILVYGITGRSPPSQARKLVEDKDAEVGSGVIRTDVTDKKQLEKGNPALLIYPAIALINNALIVSNGAQTALIYRAAKANPLKTNAAKILNEAFEIASPQYDSKNGWIDITKHEPDDPNFTPRISGCLQPDSAAFYIMRRDQMGSRHDDCYDIALEGGKGKLIATYSGKNIDPLPSFAGGPLDVGLEGKTIDETAKEVYDALAPLEIRGMEDPAKDFRVGVAVVYSNRKTSENKISIINRCDLGGK, encoded by the coding sequence ATGATTGAAGGATTAGAAGCATTAGCAAATATGGAATATCCTGGAAGATTTATCATAATCGGCCAAGATCTTGGTAAAGAAAACAACATACTTGTTTACGGCATTACAGGAAGAAGCCCGCCAAGCCAAGCAAGAAAGCTCGTAGAAGATAAGGATGCAGAGGTTGGAAGCGGGGTAATTCGAACAGATGTCACAGACAAAAAGCAGCTGGAAAAAGGAAATCCTGCTTTGCTGATTTATCCTGCAATAGCATTAATAAACAATGCGCTAATTGTCAGCAATGGGGCACAAACAGCATTAATCTATAGGGCAGCCAAAGCTAATCCTCTTAAAACAAATGCTGCAAAAATATTAAACGAGGCTTTTGAAATAGCATCTCCTCAATATGATTCTAAAAATGGCTGGATTGATATAACGAAGCATGAACCTGATGATCCGAATTTCACGCCAAGGATAAGCGGCTGCCTGCAGCCAGACAGCGCCGCGTTTTACATAATGAGAAGAGACCAAATGGGTTCTAGGCATGATGATTGTTATGATATTGCTTTAGAAGGAGGCAAAGGAAAATTAATTGCAACTTATAGTGGAAAAAACATTGATCCACTGCCTTCATTTGCGGGGGGGCCTCTTGATGTTGGTTTAGAGGGCAAAACAATTGACGAAACTGCAAAAGAAGTTTATGATGCATTGGCGCCTCTTGAAATCAGGGGAATGGAGGATCCTGCAAAGGATTTCCGTGTTGGAGTTGCAGTTGTTTATTCAAACAGAAAAACATCAGAAAATAAAATATCAATAATAAATAGATGCGATTTGGGAGGAAAATAA
- a CDS encoding lyase family protein, with product MKEERTQPKPRFPKDYKVDTTKLAAGRYGTFEMVDIWGDEKTFEYSLYVQGEAARTLAKLYPDIVSVDLAEEIAEKASLRHIDPDRIRELEEKGSHDVIAINTSLEEKVSPEAGSHINKAKTSADTTQPARAIQLKLSLCVIADSVENLRDILIDKSSLWIDKPHMDETHGYDALPTVAGRPFAHYAEMLQSGLDVLRFVYEHSVIGKWGDATGNHHSALALGIDGIKLQEEYCKKLGIGFMDAATQLPGLEFEADIAYVMSRLGETMNNIAKYIAWGRSDDVNIFINAAPQKKKGSSAMPHKDAKNGNPTEEEQFMSARNYLAGNLVTALMNCEMPYARNLAASANSRINLEDGFKFTDHAIRRLANIAYWIELREERAKERVLRSYGIVTAQLVMTYLTDHRKVKDPLTRNQAHDLMGELATCAWNSRTAFIDVLLTNEQVTGRLNETTLREITDPLKYIGQSKEIVRLIADKYHHKKTL from the coding sequence TTGAAAGAAGAAAGAACTCAGCCAAAACCAAGATTTCCAAAAGATTACAAGGTAGATACAACTAAATTGGCAGCAGGAAGATACGGGACTTTTGAGATGGTTGACATCTGGGGGGATGAAAAGACCTTTGAATATAGCTTATATGTTCAAGGCGAAGCAGCAAGGACATTGGCAAAATTATACCCCGATATTGTTTCTGTGGATTTGGCAGAAGAGATCGCAGAAAAAGCGTCATTAAGGCACATAGACCCTGATAGGATAAGGGAATTAGAAGAGAAAGGAAGCCATGATGTTATTGCAATTAACACGTCATTGGAAGAAAAAGTAAGCCCTGAAGCAGGATCCCACATAAATAAAGCAAAAACAAGCGCAGACACGACACAGCCAGCAAGAGCAATACAGCTAAAACTGTCTTTGTGTGTAATCGCGGATTCCGTAGAAAACTTAAGAGATATTTTAATAGATAAATCTTCATTATGGATTGATAAGCCACATATGGATGAAACACATGGTTACGATGCTCTTCCAACAGTCGCTGGCAGGCCTTTTGCACATTACGCAGAAATGCTTCAGTCCGGACTAGACGTTCTAAGATTTGTTTATGAACATTCGGTTATTGGAAAATGGGGAGACGCTACAGGTAATCATCACTCTGCTTTGGCTTTAGGCATTGATGGGATAAAATTACAGGAAGAATATTGCAAAAAACTAGGAATTGGCTTTATGGACGCTGCAACACAATTGCCGGGGCTAGAGTTCGAAGCAGACATTGCATATGTTATGTCGAGATTGGGGGAAACAATGAACAACATTGCAAAATATATTGCGTGGGGAAGAAGCGATGATGTCAATATTTTCATCAATGCTGCTCCGCAGAAGAAAAAAGGTTCTTCTGCAATGCCTCATAAAGATGCTAAAAACGGCAACCCGACAGAAGAAGAGCAGTTTATGTCAGCAAGAAACTACCTGGCAGGCAATCTCGTCACCGCTTTAATGAATTGTGAGATGCCTTATGCAAGAAATTTAGCTGCATCGGCAAACTCAAGAATAAATCTCGAAGATGGGTTTAAATTTACAGATCATGCAATAAGAAGATTGGCTAACATTGCCTATTGGATCGAGTTAAGGGAAGAGAGAGCAAAAGAAAGAGTTTTAAGAAGCTATGGAATTGTTACAGCCCAATTAGTAATGACTTATTTGACAGATCACAGAAAAGTAAAGGACCCATTAACAAGGAACCAGGCTCATGATTTGATGGGGGAATTAGCAACTTGCGCCTGGAATTCTAGAACGGCATTTATTGATGTTTTACTGACGAATGAGCAAGTTACAGGCAGATTAAATGAAACAACTTTGAGAGAGATAACAGACCCGCTAAAATATATAGGACAAAGCAAGGAGATTGTTAGATTAATTGCTGACAAATATCACCATAAAAAAACATTGTAG
- a CDS encoding AIR carboxylase family protein: protein MKGICKTKEVKTTRLTAIFGSTSDEEKVLPGIVRAGKELPSLEVAVFYASADNTPEKVAKIMAELKARTEMKVYICGAGMSNVLTGVVKTYATISDIVIGIPITDSVTHGLSSFLSTAEKPPLNPVLTVGLDNSYAALNIGYRFLQSRFNETIAVLNNEHIGKESMDELEKAFNDLNLKYQIKDIEEIKRNDVVVTIFNSRGNYINRIDRQLRNGVQICIREPPIYDFFEYMRDLHETVATGVVSIGSYKNAVQIAAQLTQSYAAFGIIEEAKQKKSKTLNDHNGVLVVNGEVKTL from the coding sequence TTGAAGGGTATATGTAAAACAAAAGAGGTTAAAACGACAAGATTAACAGCCATATTCGGCTCAACAAGCGACGAAGAAAAGGTGCTGCCGGGAATTGTGAGGGCGGGAAAAGAACTGCCTAGCTTGGAGGTTGCAGTTTTCTATGCTTCCGCAGACAACACGCCTGAAAAGGTTGCTAAAATAATGGCTGAACTTAAAGCCCGAACTGAAATGAAAGTTTACATATGCGGAGCTGGCATGAGCAATGTTCTCACCGGAGTTGTAAAGACCTACGCAACAATCTCAGATATTGTAATAGGCATACCAATAACAGACAGCGTTACTCATGGATTAAGCTCATTCCTTTCAACAGCAGAAAAGCCGCCTTTAAATCCCGTATTGACAGTAGGCTTGGACAACAGCTATGCTGCATTAAACATAGGATACAGATTCCTGCAGAGCAGGTTTAATGAAACAATTGCTGTTCTGAATAACGAGCATATCGGCAAAGAATCCATGGATGAATTAGAAAAAGCTTTTAATGATCTGAATCTAAAATACCAAATCAAAGATATTGAAGAAATTAAGAGGAACGATGTTGTTGTAACCATCTTTAACAGCAGAGGGAATTACATTAATCGCATCGATAGGCAGCTAAGAAATGGTGTTCAAATATGCATCAGAGAACCGCCTATTTATGACTTTTTTGAATATATGAGAGACCTGCATGAGACAGTAGCAACGGGTGTTGTGAGCATCGGTTCTTATAAAAATGCAGTGCAGATTGCTGCGCAATTGACGCAAAGCTATGCAGCCTTTGGTATAATAGAAGAAGCAAAACAAAAGAAATCAAAAACGTTAAATGACCATAATGGCGTGCTTGTTGTCAATGGAGAAGTGAAAACTTTATAG
- a CDS encoding nucleotidyltransferase domain-containing protein → MLTKTQEQILVFLLSHPEEKPTIRGIAKKLGKSYTLVYNNIADLEKKNIIKKEPVPPAQIVTLNEFAPTPVFVDIELKRKKDLLQKYPWIQVMLEDIFISAKNLFFILLVFGSYAKGLQTAKSDLDLLIIVRDKKDIREIEDAMHKAYTKVKKAPNFIDTNDFREMILNPGALNIGNEARKYHVILYGVEGYYQLLNGAYKR, encoded by the coding sequence ATGCTAACCAAGACCCAAGAACAAATTTTAGTTTTTTTATTAAGCCATCCCGAAGAGAAGCCTACCATTAGAGGCATTGCTAAAAAACTAGGCAAGTCATATACCTTGGTTTACAATAATATTGCTGATCTGGAGAAGAAAAACATCATTAAAAAAGAGCCTGTTCCCCCTGCACAGATTGTCACATTAAATGAATTCGCGCCAACCCCTGTTTTTGTTGATATTGAACTAAAAAGAAAAAAGGACTTACTGCAAAAATACCCGTGGATACAAGTGATGCTTGAAGATATTTTTATATCTGCCAAGAATCTTTTTTTTATTTTGCTTGTTTTTGGCTCTTATGCTAAAGGACTTCAAACAGCAAAATCCGACCTTGACTTATTAATTATTGTTCGGGATAAAAAAGATATACGTGAAATAGAAGATGCAATGCACAAAGCGTACACAAAAGTAAAAAAAGCGCCGAATTTTATCGATACAAATGATTTTAGGGAAATGATTCTTAATCCCGGTGCATTAAATATAGGAAATGAAGCGAGAAAATACCATGTTATTTTATATGGTGTAGAAGGGTATTATCAATTACTGAATGGGGCGTATAAAAGATGA